The following coding sequences lie in one Lacerta agilis isolate rLacAgi1 chromosome 4, rLacAgi1.pri, whole genome shotgun sequence genomic window:
- the NYX gene encoding nyctalopin: MFVIILNVLLCIPPVHCVWACVRSCPTSCVCTQERSCAILCDRAGFTQIPKEFPCEAYSINLDKNSIKFLAERAFGTLPSLRSLSLSHNNISFITPGAFKGLASLTELKMAHNEYIQYLHTRTFISLKRLVRLDLADCNLFNIPDRIFIELPALQELSCFQNNFKRIPGAIRGMENLTHVYLEKNKIEAVAYNSLLGLTQLKYLNLQDNRINVIHDRAFQYCQKLEYLYLNDNILSDLPDNCFDGLRHLNMLNLGGNLLRNVSNTWFQDQLELEVLYLDRNRISHIEEGAFENLISLVSLHLNSNNLTTLPFSVFQPVYFLGRLYLFRNPWECDCRIEWLKEWMENYRLVRDIPCASPSSVAGLDLTDVSFERTPEGFCLDPEELNATTYNPFATAEPQSTTENKFNSLISKFLLQKGLSEEVGNTTEAFVNTTLLDGLTNEASLGLGECNIRLVCYLNLWILFRTTVNSIPSV, encoded by the exons ATGTTTGTCATCATTTTAAATG TCCTTCTTTGCATCCCCCCTGTTCACTGTGTGTGGGCATGTGTCCGCTCCTGTCCCACCAGCTGTGTGTGCACTCAAGAGAGGAGTTGTGCCATTCTTTGCGACCGTGCTGGTTTCACACAGATCCCTAAAGAGTTTCCCTGTGAGGCCTACTCTATTAACCTGGATAAAAATAGCATCAAATTCCTCGCTGAGAGGGCATTTGGTACCCTCCCATCCCTCAGATCTCTCTCATTAAGCCACAACAACATATCCTTCATCACTCCTGGTGCTTTCAAAGGGCTAGCCAGCTTGACGGAACTAAAAATGGCCCACAACGAATACATTCAGTATTTGCACACAAGGACTTTCATTTCACTCAAGAGGCTCGTCAGACTGGACTTAGCGGACTGCAACCTTTTCAACATCCCAGACAGGATTTTTATAGAGCTTCCAGCCCTTCAGGAACTCTCTTGCTTTCAGAACAACTTCAAAAGGATTCCAGGAGCGATACGAGGGATGGAGAATTTGACCCATGTTTATCTGGAGAAAAACAAGATTGAAGCTGTGGCTTATAATTCTCTCTTGGGTCTGACCCAACTGAAATATCTCAATCTGCaagataacagaataaatgtgaTTCATGACAGAGCTTTTCAGTACTGTCAAAAATTGGAGTATCTTTATTTAAATGACAACATCCTCAGCGACCTCCCTGATAACTGTTTTGACGGCCTAAGACATCTCAACATGCTTAATCTTGGTGGCAATTTACTTCGAAATGTCTCTAATACATGGTTCCAGGACCAATTAGAGCTGGAAGTTTTGTATTTGGACAGGAACAGGATTAGCCACATTGAGGAAGGGGCTTTTGAAAACCTCATAAGCTTGGTGTCTTTGCACTTGAACAGTAACAACCTAACCACCTTGCCTTTCTCAGTCTTCCAACCTGTCTACTTCCTAGGAAGACTCTATCTTTTCCGGAACCCCTGGGAATGCGACTGCAGGATTGAGTGGCTGAAGGAATGGATGGAGAACTACAGACTTGTTAGGGATATCCCTTGTGCCTCCCCATCCTCTGTGGCTGGTCTTGACTTAACTGATGTTTCTTTCGAGAGAACGCCCGAAGGTTTTTGTCTTGACCCAGAGGAGCTAAATGCCACAACTTACAATCCTTTCGCAACTGCAGAACCACAATCTACCACAGAGAACAAGTTCAACAGCCTTATCTCTAAATTCCTGCTCCAGAAGGGCCTTTCGGAAGAAGTAGGAAACACCACAGAAGCTTTTGTCAACACAACCTTGTTAGACGGATTGACTAACGAGGCATCTTTAGGACTGGGGGAATGCAATATCAGATTAGTATGTTATCTAAATCTTTGGATATTATTTAGAACTACTGTAAATTCTATACCCTCTGTATAG